From Dermochelys coriacea isolate rDerCor1 chromosome 9, rDerCor1.pri.v4, whole genome shotgun sequence, one genomic window encodes:
- the SUCNR1 gene encoding succinate receptor 1 — MDVNKTGDCLEMDNTLQKYYLSTMYTIEFIFGIIGNSIVVFGYIFCLKVWKSGNIYLFNLSLSDFVFLCTLPMLVTSYSKGKWTYGNILCHSNRYMLHVNLYTSILFLTFISIDRYMLIQYPFREHFLQKRKIAVVFSVAIWILVILELVPIITFIETRNTTSGNQCTDYASAGDPTKNLVYSMCLTLLGFVIPLCVMCFFYMKMVIFLKKREQLTAAQPLEKPLSLVIIALVIFSLFFTPYHIMRNMRIASRMESWKLSLCMQNIINTIYIITRPIAFLNSVINPVFYFLMGDYFREMLMTKVRQLLKRFSPTANEAMTKHLDTETP, encoded by the exons ATG GATGTGAATAAGACAGGTGACTGCCTGGAGATGGATAACACCCTGCAAAAGTATTACCTTTCTACCATGTATACCATTGAGTTCATTTTTGGCATCATCGGAAACAGCATTGTTGTCTTTGGCTACATATTCTGCCTGAAAGTTTGGAAAAGTGGCAATATTTACTTATTTAACTTATCATTATCagactttgtatttttatgcacACTTCCAATGTTGGTGACAAGCTACTCCAAAGGAAAATGGACATATGGGAACATTTTGTGCCACAGCAACAGGTACATGCTGCATGTAAACCTATACACAAGCATCCTTTTTCTTACTTTTATTAGCATTGATCGTTATATGCTCATTCAATATCCTTTCAGAGAACATTTTCTACAGAAGAGGAAGATAGCTGTTGTTTTCTCTGTTGCCATATGGATCCTTGTTATACTTGAACTGGTGCCAATAATCACCTTCATAGAAACTAGAAATACTACCAGTGGTAACCAATGTACAGATTATGCAAGTGCTGGTGATCCAACAAAAAACCTGGTCTATAGCATGTGCCTGACTCTTCTGGGGTTTGTAATACCTCTGTGTGTTATGTGCTTCTTTTACATGAAGATGGTTATCTTTCTTAAGAAACGTGAGCAGCTCACAGCTGCTCAGCCGCTTGAGAAACCTCTTTCTTTAGTCATCATAGCACTGGTTATCTTTTCACTATTCTTTACTCCATATCACATAATGCGCAATATGAGGATTGCTTCCCGAATGGAATCCTGGAAGTTATCCCTGTGTATGCAGAACATCATCAACACCATTTATATTATCACAAGGCctattgcatttttaaatagtGTAATTAACCCTGTGTTTTATTTCCTTATGGGTGATTACTTCAGGGAGATGCTGATGACTAAAGTAAGACAACTCTTAAAAAGGTTTTCACCCACAGCAAATGAAGCAATGACAAAGCACTTGGACACAGAAACACCCTGA